A segment of the Streptomyces sp. NBC_01235 genome:
CTTCGGTCGTCCGACGCGGTCCTACTTGGTGATCGCGAAGTTCCGCAGGATCGCCCCCGTCAGCTCCGGCTCGCCCTCCGCCTTCACCCGGTCCGCGACCGCCTCCGGCGTCACCCGGCCGCAGGCCAGCCGGACGTACGTCTCCCAGTCGAGGGTGAAGGCGGCGGCGGGGCCGAGCGCGGGGGCCGTCTCCAGGGTGCCGCGGCCCTGGATGTCGACGCGGATCGTGCGCAGGAACTCGATCGGACCGTGCACGTCGAAGACGACCGCGGAGCTGCGCGGGGCGTCGGCCTTCTCGGCGACGACCGCCGGGAGCGCGGCGAGCAGCTCGTCACGGGCGATGTGCGCGCCGGGGGAGTCGAGGTTGCCGGGGCGGCCGAGGGCGGCGCGCAGGTCCTGCTCGTGCACCCACACGTTGAACGCGTGGGTGCGCATGGACTCCTCGAGCGTGAGCGAGGTGCCGAGCGGGCCGCGCACCGTCGTGTCCGGCTGGCGCGACTCGTTGCGCAGCTGCCGGTTGCGGCGGATGACCGTGTACTCCAGCTCGGACGTCATCTCCGGCGCCGTGTGGTGGCGGCGGACGTCGACCTGCATCTCCATGTAGCGCTGGAGGTCGTTGGTGACGTGGAACAAGTCGCGCGGAAGGGTGTGGATGGGGCGCGGGTCGCCGTACATCTCGCAGTCCAGCCCGATGACGTGCGACACGATGTCGCGCACCGACCAGCCGGGGCACGGGGTCCTGCGGTTCCAGTCCGCCTCCACCAGCGGCTGCACCAGCTCGGATATCGCTTCGATGGAGTGGGTCCAGGCGTCGGCGTAGGGCTGGAGGGTGGGATGCAGACTCACGGAAACGGGACCCCTCGGCGGTCGGTACTCGGGTGGGCTGTGGCGGCGTTGCCAGCGGGAGGTGGCGGGTGTCGGCTGCTGTCGGCGGGTGTTTCGAAACGCTAAGTTACGCTGCTGTGAGGCACCCCGGCAGTGCTTTCGTGTGACGATCGTAGGCCCGTGTTTGGACGACTCGAATGCCAGGACGGTGGTAGTGTGCGCGCCTCTCTGATCCAGATCGCCGTAGAAGCGGGCGAATCGGTTGAATCACGGCGGCTGCGGATCGCCTCCCTGGTGCGGGAACAGGCCGGTGCCGCGGACCTGGTGGTGCTGCCCGAGCTGTGGACGACCGGGGCGTTCGCCTATGAGGAGTTCGCCGGCGAGGCCGAGCCCCTGGAAGGGCCGACGTACGAGGCGATGGCCAAGGCCGCGAGCGACGCGGGCGTGTGGCTGCACGCGGGCTCGATCCCCGAGCGGGACCCCGAGGGTCCCCTCTACAACACGTCTCTCGTCTTCTCCCCCTCCGGTGAGCTCGCCGCCGCCTACCGCAAGATCCACCGCTTCGGCTTCGACAAGGGCGAGGCCGTGCTGATGGGCGCGGGCGAGGACCTGGTGACGGTCCGCCTCCCCGAGACGACCGTCGGCGTCGCCACCTGCTACGACCTCCGTTTCCCCGAACTGTTCCGCGGTCTCGTCGACGCCGGCGCCGAGACGCTCGTGATCCCCGCGGGCTGGCCGGAGCGCCGCCGGGCGCACTGGACGCTGCTGGCCCGGGCGCGGGCGGTCGAGAACCAGGCGTTCGTACTCGCCTGTGGAACGGCCGGGACGCACGCCGGGGTTCCGCAGGCGGGTCACTCGATCGTGGTGGATCCGTGGGGCGAGGTGCTGGCGGAGGCGGGATCGGGCGAGGAGGTCCTCACGGTCGAGTTCGACCCGTCCCGCGTCGCCACGACCCGGGAGCAGTTCCCGGCCCTGAAGGACCGGGTGCTCGGGCTGCGAACTCCTGGACGCCGGTCCTACTAGGGCCTGTCGCCAGGGCTGTGTCCCTAGTCCTCCCGCTCCTTGTCGGCGAGATGGATCACGCACACGGCCACCGCGATCAGCAGCGTCGGATCCGCGTCCTCCCGTACGACGTCGACGCCGTAGGTCTCCCGCACGTGCAGCCACCGCCGGGAGACGACGGCCAGCAGTTCGCCGTCGTACTCGACCGCGAACTCCCGGTCGAGGATCTTGCCGCTGACGTCCAGCTCCGTGCGGCCGTCCGCCAGGGTCACCCGATAGTGGTTGCGCAGCAACGACAGCCGCTTGCGCCGGATCGTCGCGAGCGGCTCACCGCCCCGCTCGATCACCATCGTGTCCCGCAGGGCGAACATCTTCTGGTGGATGTCGATCAGGACCTGCCCACCGGTGTCCTTCAGCTCGAAGGTGTCCCGCAGCCGCATCGCCTTGCCGTCGACGAGGTACACCTTGTTGCCCCGGTCGTCCTCGATCCAGTAGTCGTCACCGATGCCGAGGAGCCGGTCGCGCACGAGGAATCTCATGCCGGTACGGCTTCCCCGGTTGAGGAGAAATTTCCCGGCGGGGACGGGAAATGACGAGACGGATGACCCGACTGCGCGTGTGGGCGGCGTGGATCGGGCAGATCGGGGAGCACACCACGGCGCTTCCCGGGCGCTTCCCACGGAGGCGATGAGTAACCTCACTCAGCCACCGTCTCCCCACCCCCCGGACCGAACCGCCGTCGGTACGCCGACGGGCTGAGTCCGGTCCCGTGGCGCAGCCGCGCGCGCAGATTGGCGGCGGTGCCCAGCCCGCTCCTGGCCGCCACCACGTCCAGCCGCTCCTCCCCCCGCTCGATCAGCCGGCAGGCGAGGGCCACCCGCTCCCCCGTCAGCCAGACCAGCGGGGTCGTGCCGAGCTGAGCCCGGAAGCGCCGGTGCAGGGTCGCCGGGCTCACCGCCGCCCGCGCCGACAGGTCCGCCACCGTCAGCGGCTCCCCCAGCCGCTCCTGCGCCCACGCCAGCAGGGGCGCCAGCGACGCGTCGGGCACGTCCGGCACCGGGCGCTCCACGAACTGCCGCTGGCCGCCGTCCCGGTGAGCGGCGAACACCAGTCGGCGGGACACCGCGTTGGCGATCTCCGCGCCGTGGTCGCGCCGCACGACGTACAGACCGAGGTCGAGCGCGGCCGCGCTGCCGGCGGCGGTCAGGATGCTGCCCTCGTCGACGAAGAGGACGTCGGACTCAAGCCATACCTTCGGATGCAGCTCGCGGAACGTCTCCGCCCACATCCAGTGCGTGGTGGCCCGGCGTCCGTCGAGCAGACCGGCCTCGGCGAGCGCGAAGGTGCCGGTGCAGAAGCTCATGACGCGCGCCCCGCGTGCGTGAGTGCGCCGGATGGCGTCCAGTACGGCGGCGACGCGCGGTACGACGTTGTCGGGCCGACCCGGTACGACGAGGGTGTCCGCCGTGTCCACCGCGTCCAGGCCGCGCACGCCGGTCACGGTGAAGAAGCCGTGGTTCATCCGCACCTCGGGAGCGGGCGTGCACAGCATGACCTCGTACAGCGGCCCCGGCAGCCCGAGTTCGGGACGGGGCAGTCCGAACAGCTCGGTGGCTGCACCGACCTCGAACGGGTTGGTGCCCTCGTCCACGATCACGGCCACCTTGTGCGGCGCGCGTGCGGCTCGCTGAGAGGATCCTTGCGGCATGTGCGATTCCTAGCACTCGTCCGGCCTGCGCGCCATCGCCGACGATGATCGGCATGAGCGCACCGACGGAACCCGTCTCCCTGTCCGCCGCACTGGCCTCCTTCACCCAGCGGTGGAGTCCCCGCATCGTCACGACCGTCAACGACTACGACGTCCGCGTGGCCAAGGTCGACGGCGAGCACCTCTGGCACATCCACGACCACACCGACGAGTTCTTCCTGGTCCTCGACGGCGAACTGCACATCGGTCTGCGCGAGCCGGCCGGCGAGCGCACGGTCGTCCTGCCCAGGGGCAGCGTCTTCACGGTCCCGCGCGGCACGGAGCACAAGCCGTACGCCCCGGTCCCCACCGAGATCCTCGTCCTCGAACCGACCGGTACCTCCACCGTCGGCGACCGCCATGAGGAGGTGCCGGCGCACGTGGACGCGACGACGGGGCACACGCTGGCCTGACCCGTCATCGACGGGACGTCGCGGCGCCCGGCTCCTTCACGCGGAGGGGCCGGGCGCGGCTGTGTTTCTCGCTGCCGTGAGCAGGGCGTTCAGGGCGGTGCGGGTGGGCGAGGGGATCGTGGCCGGGGTGTCGCTCTCGCGGAGGTGGAGGGCGGTGGGGGTGGCGGCCATGTTCAGGCAGTCGTTGTCCGGGTCGCCGGCCGAGTACGACTGCGGTCCGCCTCACCAAGGGCGGGGCGGACCGGCTGCCGTTGGTCCTGGCCGGTCCGGACACCTGATCCCGGACACGGTCAGACGCCGTAGCCGTCGTTGTATCCGTCGCGATATCCGTCTTGGTGGCGCCGCTCCGTCTCGACCACCGTGGTCGAGGCCGGCGGCACCATCACCCGGCGACGCCGGGCGATGCTGCTGAAGGTCGTCACGCCGATCACGCCGACGATCATCAGGATGACGCCGACCAGGTCGAGATTGACTCCCTGAATGTCCCAGTCGGTCGCGAACGTGAGGATGGCTCCCAC
Coding sequences within it:
- a CDS encoding LURP-one-related/scramblase family protein, with translation MRFLVRDRLLGIGDDYWIEDDRGNKVYLVDGKAMRLRDTFELKDTGGQVLIDIHQKMFALRDTMVIERGGEPLATIRRKRLSLLRNHYRVTLADGRTELDVSGKILDREFAVEYDGELLAVVSRRWLHVRETYGVDVVREDADPTLLIAVAVCVIHLADKERED
- a CDS encoding maleylpyruvate isomerase family mycothiol-dependent enzyme gives rise to the protein MSLHPTLQPYADAWTHSIEAISELVQPLVEADWNRRTPCPGWSVRDIVSHVIGLDCEMYGDPRPIHTLPRDLFHVTNDLQRYMEMQVDVRRHHTAPEMTSELEYTVIRRNRQLRNESRQPDTTVRGPLGTSLTLEESMRTHAFNVWVHEQDLRAALGRPGNLDSPGAHIARDELLAALPAVVAEKADAPRSSAVVFDVHGPIEFLRTIRVDIQGRGTLETAPALGPAAAFTLDWETYVRLACGRVTPEAVADRVKAEGEPELTGAILRNFAITK
- a CDS encoding GlxA family transcriptional regulator, encoding MPQGSSQRAARAPHKVAVIVDEGTNPFEVGAATELFGLPRPELGLPGPLYEVMLCTPAPEVRMNHGFFTVTGVRGLDAVDTADTLVVPGRPDNVVPRVAAVLDAIRRTHARGARVMSFCTGTFALAEAGLLDGRRATTHWMWAETFRELHPKVWLESDVLFVDEGSILTAAGSAAALDLGLYVVRRDHGAEIANAVSRRLVFAAHRDGGQRQFVERPVPDVPDASLAPLLAWAQERLGEPLTVADLSARAAVSPATLHRRFRAQLGTTPLVWLTGERVALACRLIERGEERLDVVAARSGLGTAANLRARLRHGTGLSPSAYRRRFGPGGGETVAE
- a CDS encoding carbon-nitrogen family hydrolase: MRASLIQIAVEAGESVESRRLRIASLVREQAGAADLVVLPELWTTGAFAYEEFAGEAEPLEGPTYEAMAKAASDAGVWLHAGSIPERDPEGPLYNTSLVFSPSGELAAAYRKIHRFGFDKGEAVLMGAGEDLVTVRLPETTVGVATCYDLRFPELFRGLVDAGAETLVIPAGWPERRRAHWTLLARARAVENQAFVLACGTAGTHAGVPQAGHSIVVDPWGEVLAEAGSGEEVLTVEFDPSRVATTREQFPALKDRVLGLRTPGRRSY
- a CDS encoding DUF6458 family protein, whose translation is MGLGGCIILIAVGAILTFATDWDIQGVNLDLVGVILMIVGVIGVTTFSSIARRRRVMVPPASTTVVETERRHQDGYRDGYNDGYGV
- a CDS encoding cupin domain-containing protein yields the protein MSAPTEPVSLSAALASFTQRWSPRIVTTVNDYDVRVAKVDGEHLWHIHDHTDEFFLVLDGELHIGLREPAGERTVVLPRGSVFTVPRGTEHKPYAPVPTEILVLEPTGTSTVGDRHEEVPAHVDATTGHTLA